One window from the genome of Leptospira johnsonii encodes:
- a CDS encoding OmpA family protein, whose protein sequence is MFFYNQGKGLVIKRNHFLSSVLAGALLFFLFSWDGSAQPVPTLLERNFGSPLNTQNVEYNPIISPDGRYLIFQSNRPGGEGEMDVWLSENANYKKRDGEADWKKPVNLNQDIWEQNKKELPSGEKKSKLFNTDKYEGGISIRFDESGNPEEIFLTSIRNVKADREGFDALDIYYTKRDEKTRRWSDLIGISEINSNFNEKMPAISPDGKYLIFSSDRPGGYGEYDLWVSYRNLSTGVWSSPINLGAEINSKASEILPYIHPDGEQLYFSSNRENDRKKFSLYRSFLNLPGNSDFEDAEDKLTVSKTNLPHPVPETGSLEKLPHPFNLDVSEGIDSEGISFDHEGLWAYISSNRNGGQGQYDIYRFQVPENLRNSYDVSFQGLVLDGSEATMIGLDATIKISDSLSPSRTITSRRIGGDLSKGNPTNFKTVLKTGRLYKVEISSPGFYPTEDKLDLRGNVERNKKVYKTYVLLPIKDEEKGKIVNTGDGDKGKGLNVVVVDAATKEPIAGATATVFTPKNRQGEILKYNSLSKNFHIELIPDTDFEIFAKAEKYISESVNILKKDIKPGSTISIALRKDSEVPVVLSTKLYFEFNKTEVTDAHRKQLDLIVDYLKKNPSDKIEIGGHTDNVASKEYNTRLSGNRARKVFDYVRSKGIQASRLKTRAYWYSRPDEDNSTEDGRAKNRRVDFRKL, encoded by the coding sequence ATGTTTTTTTACAATCAAGGAAAAGGACTCGTTATAAAACGAAATCATTTTCTAAGCTCCGTCCTTGCCGGAGCTCTTCTGTTTTTTTTATTTTCCTGGGATGGATCCGCTCAACCTGTTCCGACTCTCTTGGAAAGAAATTTCGGATCTCCTCTAAACACACAAAACGTAGAATACAATCCTATCATTAGTCCTGACGGAAGATATCTGATCTTCCAATCCAATCGTCCTGGCGGGGAAGGAGAGATGGATGTCTGGCTCTCCGAGAATGCGAACTACAAGAAAAGAGACGGAGAAGCAGATTGGAAGAAGCCGGTGAACCTGAATCAGGACATCTGGGAGCAGAATAAAAAGGAACTTCCTTCCGGAGAAAAAAAATCCAAACTTTTCAATACGGATAAGTACGAAGGTGGGATCTCCATCCGATTTGACGAGTCCGGAAACCCTGAGGAAATTTTTCTGACTTCTATCAGGAACGTAAAAGCCGACAGAGAAGGTTTTGATGCATTAGATATTTATTATACTAAGCGAGATGAAAAAACAAGACGTTGGAGCGACCTGATCGGGATCTCCGAGATCAATTCCAACTTTAACGAAAAGATGCCGGCAATTTCTCCGGATGGAAAATATCTTATCTTTTCTTCTGATCGTCCTGGCGGTTATGGAGAATACGATCTTTGGGTAAGTTACAGAAATCTTTCCACAGGTGTTTGGTCCAGTCCGATCAATCTGGGAGCAGAGATCAATTCCAAAGCCAGCGAAATTTTACCTTATATTCATCCGGACGGGGAACAATTGTACTTCTCCTCTAACAGAGAGAATGACCGCAAAAAGTTTTCCTTATATCGCAGCTTCCTAAATCTTCCTGGAAACTCTGACTTTGAAGATGCAGAAGATAAACTTACAGTTTCTAAAACAAATCTTCCTCATCCCGTTCCTGAAACTGGAAGTTTGGAAAAATTACCTCATCCGTTCAATTTGGATGTTTCGGAAGGAATTGACTCAGAAGGGATTTCTTTCGATCACGAGGGTCTTTGGGCCTATATTTCTTCCAACAGAAATGGAGGACAGGGCCAATACGATATTTATAGATTCCAGGTCCCCGAAAATCTAAGGAACTCCTATGACGTATCCTTCCAAGGATTGGTCCTGGATGGCTCTGAAGCCACAATGATAGGACTTGATGCAACAATCAAAATTTCAGATAGTCTAAGTCCTTCCAGAACCATTACTTCCAGAAGAATAGGCGGAGATCTTTCTAAAGGAAACCCTACTAACTTTAAAACCGTTTTAAAAACAGGAAGATTGTATAAGGTAGAAATTTCTTCCCCAGGTTTCTATCCCACTGAGGACAAGCTCGACTTACGTGGAAACGTAGAGAGAAATAAAAAAGTTTATAAAACCTATGTGCTTCTTCCTATCAAAGATGAAGAAAAAGGTAAGATCGTTAACACAGGTGACGGTGATAAAGGAAAGGGACTTAATGTAGTCGTTGTAGATGCCGCTACTAAAGAGCCAATTGCTGGAGCGACCGCTACAGTTTTTACTCCTAAGAATAGACAGGGAGAAATCTTAAAATACAACAGTTTGTCAAAAAATTTCCATATCGAGTTGATTCCCGACACTGATTTCGAAATCTTTGCAAAGGCTGAGAAATATATTTCCGAAAGTGTTAATATCTTGAAGAAAGATATTAAGCCTGGCTCCACAATTTCTATAGCATTAAGGAAAGATTCGGAAGTCCCAGTTGTTTTAAGTACAAAACTCTATTTTGAATTCAATAAGACCGAAGTGACTGACGCACATCGTAAACAACTCGATCTGATTGTAGACTATCTCAAGAAGAATCCGTCCGATAAAATAGAGATTGGGGGCCATACTGATAATGTAGCTTCCAAAGAATATAATACTCGCTTAAGCGGGAACAGAGCGCGGAAAGTTTTTGACTACGTTCGTAGTAAAGGGATCCAAGCTTCTAGGTTAAAAACCAGAGCATATTGGTATTCCAGACCTGACGAAGATAACTCTACCGAAGACGGAAGAGCTAAAAACAGGAGGGTCGACTTCCGCAAGCTATAA
- the folP gene encoding dihydropteroate synthase has product MESDLPSRTQGQNFPPKPILFGVLNITSDSFSDGGKYLQEDLALAKAKSLMAEGADVIDIGAQSSNVKAEPISEELEWDRMKEIISELKKEKVAISVDTFRPYVIQKALDAGVDYINNIRGFVDPESLDLLKGASRLSTKYVAMFSQDHSIKASEFSDLKPETVVPLALKFFRERTKTFETLGIANRLILDPGMGFFLSPDYKVSFAVLSKITEILSEFPNLMVSVTKKSFLGNALGGLPVEDRIVPTAISETYLWSKGVPMIRTHSPKSFLLAMKTWEMSHGVYSPQRGLQERSDYRP; this is encoded by the coding sequence ATGGAATCCGACCTTCCGAGCAGAACCCAGGGCCAAAATTTCCCCCCAAAACCGATTCTATTCGGGGTTTTGAACATAACCAGTGACTCTTTTTCGGACGGCGGAAAATACCTGCAAGAGGACCTGGCTTTGGCCAAGGCAAAATCCTTAATGGCAGAAGGTGCAGATGTTATAGATATAGGGGCTCAATCTTCCAATGTAAAAGCGGAACCCATTTCGGAAGAACTAGAATGGGATAGAATGAAAGAGATCATCTCCGAGCTAAAAAAGGAGAAGGTTGCAATCTCGGTAGATACATTCCGTCCCTACGTTATCCAAAAGGCATTAGATGCTGGAGTGGATTACATCAATAATATCCGAGGTTTCGTTGATCCTGAAAGTTTGGATTTGCTAAAAGGCGCAAGCAGACTATCCACAAAGTATGTAGCCATGTTCTCTCAAGATCATTCTATCAAGGCATCCGAGTTTTCGGATCTGAAACCGGAAACGGTTGTACCTCTTGCTTTGAAATTCTTTAGAGAAAGAACAAAAACTTTCGAAACTTTAGGTATAGCAAATCGTTTGATCTTAGATCCAGGGATGGGATTTTTTCTAAGTCCGGATTATAAGGTAAGTTTTGCGGTTCTTTCTAAGATCACCGAAATTCTTTCTGAATTTCCGAACCTAATGGTTTCGGTTACTAAAAAATCTTTTTTGGGAAATGCTTTAGGTGGTTTGCCAGTAGAAGATAGAATTGTTCCGACTGCGATCTCAGAGACTTATCTTTGGTCTAAAGGGGTCCCTATGATCCGAACTCATTCTCCCAAGTCCTTTCTATTAGCTATGAAAACCTGGGAGATGTCTCACGGAGTTTATAGTCCGCAACGCGGGCTTCAGGAGCGAAGCGACTATCGTCCGTAA
- a CDS encoding tetratricopeptide repeat protein, whose product MFLYLTATDYTREKVDSVKSPWEAKSHRGKAILAPDKNNLGILFVRFSLIDDAEEEFINSQKLLSNNPIPALNLLRLYYLVDDISEAKKFLESFLKQSPQIERKKFENLLIEAQREEELVIFRDALSTIPGQEVYAWEGLAEYFFSKQEWSKSYYYLEKILQQSPFHKNARGLMLKMAHILEKWDDVLVFGLSLNGTGERIPELEYYIAHAYYEKRRYSEALDWLQKAPEPEKESLVFLELWKLSLLSKNPKADVSPLLPYFRKLKSKGLQFTEEDFFPTLTPEGKETMDRIRYGR is encoded by the coding sequence ATGTTTCTGTATCTCACTGCAACCGATTATACAAGGGAAAAGGTTGACTCCGTAAAAAGTCCTTGGGAAGCAAAATCTCATAGAGGAAAAGCGATCCTTGCTCCCGATAAAAACAATCTAGGAATTTTATTCGTAAGGTTCTCTCTCATAGACGATGCAGAGGAAGAATTTATAAACTCACAAAAACTTCTCTCTAACAATCCGATCCCTGCACTTAATCTATTACGTTTATATTATCTAGTAGATGATATTTCAGAAGCTAAAAAATTCCTAGAATCATTCCTGAAACAATCTCCTCAGATTGAACGCAAAAAATTCGAAAACCTTCTAATTGAAGCCCAAAGGGAAGAAGAATTAGTAATCTTCAGAGATGCACTTTCTACTATTCCAGGCCAAGAAGTCTATGCATGGGAAGGTTTAGCAGAATACTTTTTCTCCAAGCAAGAATGGTCCAAAAGTTATTATTATTTGGAGAAGATACTGCAACAAAGTCCCTTCCATAAGAATGCAAGAGGACTCATGCTGAAGATGGCACATATTTTGGAAAAATGGGACGATGTTTTAGTTTTCGGACTTAGCCTGAATGGAACCGGGGAGCGGATCCCGGAATTAGAATATTACATCGCTCATGCTTATTACGAAAAGAGAAGATACTCGGAAGCTTTAGATTGGCTTCAAAAAGCACCAGAACCTGAAAAAGAATCTTTGGTCTTTTTAGAATTATGGAAACTTTCTCTACTTTCTAAAAATCCTAAAGCAGATGTTTCTCCTCTACTTCCTTATTTCAGGAAATTGAAATCCAAAGGACTCCAATTCACAGAAGAAGATTTTTTTCCTACTTTGACGCCGGAAGGAAAAGAAACAATGGATCGGATCCGTTACGGACGATAG